The following proteins are co-located in the Robbsia betulipollinis genome:
- a CDS encoding HpcH/HpaI aldolase family protein has translation MSDTRLNSIIRAFESGKPAFTAFSKLDKQTAIEMSDAPYDGIVFEMEHNPYDVSALGDALQYMLNRKAIAESGSVAPRVTPIARIPANGAEMNQAFAKQVLDRGAYGVVWPHVSTVAQAYNAVASCRYARPKNAPLYEPKGVRGDGPATAARYWGVSVPEYYKRADVWPLAPQGEILVGLMCESTEAIENLDDILANVPGIGFILIGEGDLSQQLGYPREYEHPVVLDAMRQIVEICHKHKVVVGNPHVTAKNHQRLIEEGYRFLMSAPQRSYGVVGAAREMAGY, from the coding sequence ATGAGCGACACCCGACTCAACAGCATCATTCGCGCCTTCGAATCCGGCAAGCCCGCTTTCACCGCGTTCTCCAAGCTGGACAAGCAGACCGCCATCGAGATGAGCGACGCGCCGTACGACGGCATCGTTTTCGAGATGGAGCACAACCCCTACGACGTGTCCGCGCTCGGCGACGCATTGCAGTACATGCTCAACCGCAAGGCGATCGCCGAATCCGGCTCGGTCGCGCCGCGCGTCACGCCGATCGCCCGCATTCCGGCCAACGGCGCCGAGATGAATCAGGCCTTCGCCAAGCAGGTGCTCGATCGCGGCGCCTATGGCGTGGTGTGGCCGCACGTGTCGACGGTGGCGCAAGCCTACAATGCCGTGGCGTCGTGCCGGTACGCGCGTCCGAAGAATGCGCCGTTGTACGAGCCCAAGGGCGTGCGCGGCGATGGTCCCGCCACGGCGGCGCGTTATTGGGGGGTGAGCGTTCCCGAGTATTACAAGCGCGCGGATGTCTGGCCGCTCGCGCCGCAGGGGGAAATCCTCGTCGGCCTGATGTGCGAGAGCACCGAGGCGATCGAGAACCTCGACGACATTCTCGCGAACGTCCCCGGCATCGGCTTCATCCTGATCGGCGAAGGCGATCTCAGTCAGCAACTCGGCTACCCCCGCGAGTACGAGCACCCCGTGGTCCTGGATGCGATGCGCCAGATCGTCGAAATCTGCCACAAGCACAAGGTGGTGGTGGGAAACCCGCATGTCACCGCGAAGAACCATCAGCGGCTTATCGAAGAAGGGTACCGCTTCCTGATGTCCGCACCGCAGCGCAGCTACGGTGTCGTGGGCGCGGCGCGCGAGATGGCGGGGTATTAA
- a CDS encoding protocatechuate 3,4-dioxygenase — translation MAKIVFGMAVPHSGMLGQAPEDWLKNGERDRNNPELWFRNRTWTYPELEAHRGAAFEPFLTIEERTARAARCRVALDKMAEAYREADIDVAIILGKDQKEIFLDFSPSIAIYTGEEVHNGPPQRPVYAPDHHVTHQCHPKLATHLIDSFQREGFDLTDLFAWPDNVWMKPLPDYPVAPHAYSFVYHQIMDDNPPPHVPIIMNCFYPPTQPSMSRCIEFGRVLRDAVNAWPEDVRVGIFASGGLSHFVNDEEFDRRIMKMLAEYDYDGLAAVDDRSYQSGTSEIKLYVSVMKAVQETGAAMTLVDYVPCWRTPAGTGEGMGFMYWKAAD, via the coding sequence ATGGCGAAGATCGTATTCGGAATGGCGGTGCCCCACAGCGGGATGCTGGGGCAGGCGCCGGAAGACTGGCTCAAGAACGGGGAACGGGACCGCAACAATCCGGAATTGTGGTTTCGCAACCGGACGTGGACCTATCCCGAACTGGAAGCGCACCGCGGCGCGGCGTTCGAGCCGTTCCTGACGATCGAGGAGCGCACCGCGCGCGCCGCGCGTTGCCGGGTGGCGCTGGACAAGATGGCCGAGGCGTATCGCGAAGCGGACATCGACGTCGCGATCATCCTGGGGAAGGACCAGAAGGAAATCTTCCTCGATTTCTCGCCATCGATCGCCATCTACACTGGCGAAGAAGTACATAACGGCCCGCCGCAGCGGCCGGTGTACGCGCCCGATCATCACGTCACGCACCAGTGTCATCCGAAGCTGGCGACCCATCTGATCGACAGTTTCCAGCGCGAGGGTTTCGATCTGACGGATCTCTTCGCCTGGCCCGACAACGTCTGGATGAAGCCGCTGCCCGACTATCCCGTCGCCCCGCATGCGTACAGCTTCGTGTATCACCAGATCATGGACGACAATCCGCCGCCGCACGTCCCGATCATCATGAACTGCTTTTATCCGCCCACCCAGCCCTCGATGTCACGCTGCATCGAGTTCGGCCGCGTGCTGCGCGATGCCGTCAACGCCTGGCCGGAGGACGTACGGGTCGGCATCTTCGCCTCCGGCGGTCTGTCCCACTTCGTCAACGACGAGGAATTCGACCGCAGGATCATGAAGATGCTGGCCGAATACGATTACGACGGTCTGGCCGCGGTGGACGACCGTTCCTATCAGTCCGGCACCTCCGAGATCAAACTCTACGTCAGCGTGATGAAGGCCGTGCAGGAAACGGGCGCCGCGATGACCCTGGTCGACTACGTGCCTTGCTGGCGCACGCCTGCCGGCACCGGCGAGGGCATGGGCTTCATGTACTGGAAAGCCGCCGACTGA
- a CDS encoding MFS transporter yields the protein METIKEPSKLEPVADASRWCILALLATGVLISFVDRTSISSVLADTSFIRKFALTNVDRGWVNSAFFWSYGLLQVPMGWVADRYGVKWPYAVCFALWCAVTALMGMVTTLQSLIVMRLIVGVAEAIVIPASYRWIRNNFDESQHGFATGILAMGNKFGPALGAPIGAWFIVHYSWQAMFIATGLVGMMWLIPWLMLVRSDFPSRAELVLANQRARSVTFASVLSSPVVWGGLITNFCYGYFTFYCMTWMPAYLVEQRGLSISKSGLFTFFSFAGIAVVAVVAGWAADRIIARGHDPARVRKAFTIAGFVGGCTVLLGAYAHSLNMALFWNVFSLSFLGLATANNLVLSRLTLIPRQAIGLVTGVQQLATSLAGGVAASLSGWLLHVSGSYDLPMIVILVFLVIGAAATAIMFRPEWAPKVSEAPGTLRQI from the coding sequence ATGGAGACGATAAAGGAGCCGAGCAAGCTGGAACCCGTGGCGGACGCGAGCCGATGGTGCATTCTCGCGCTCCTTGCAACAGGTGTGCTGATTTCCTTCGTCGATCGCACCAGCATCTCCAGCGTGCTCGCGGACACGAGTTTCATCCGGAAATTCGCGCTGACGAACGTCGACCGCGGCTGGGTCAATTCCGCCTTCTTCTGGTCCTACGGCCTGTTGCAGGTGCCGATGGGCTGGGTGGCGGACCGCTATGGGGTCAAATGGCCGTACGCGGTCTGTTTCGCCCTGTGGTGCGCCGTCACCGCGTTGATGGGAATGGTGACCACGCTGCAGAGCCTGATCGTCATGCGCCTGATCGTCGGCGTGGCCGAGGCGATCGTGATACCGGCCAGCTACCGCTGGATTCGCAACAATTTCGACGAAAGCCAGCACGGATTCGCCACCGGCATCCTGGCGATGGGCAACAAGTTCGGCCCGGCGCTGGGCGCGCCGATCGGCGCCTGGTTCATCGTGCATTACTCGTGGCAGGCCATGTTCATCGCGACCGGCCTCGTCGGCATGATGTGGCTGATCCCGTGGCTGATGCTGGTCCGCAGCGATTTCCCCTCACGGGCCGAACTCGTGCTGGCGAATCAACGGGCCCGATCGGTCACGTTCGCCAGCGTCCTGTCCAGCCCGGTGGTGTGGGGCGGCCTGATAACGAACTTCTGCTACGGGTATTTCACGTTTTACTGCATGACGTGGATGCCCGCCTATCTGGTGGAGCAACGCGGCCTCTCGATCAGCAAGTCCGGGCTCTTCACGTTTTTCAGCTTCGCCGGCATCGCGGTCGTGGCGGTGGTGGCGGGATGGGCGGCTGACCGGATCATCGCCCGCGGGCATGATCCGGCTCGGGTACGCAAGGCTTTCACCATCGCCGGTTTCGTGGGCGGCTGCACCGTCCTGCTCGGCGCCTATGCCCATTCGCTGAACATGGCGCTGTTCTGGAACGTGTTTTCGCTCTCCTTCCTGGGCCTCGCGACCGCGAACAATCTGGTGCTGTCCCGTCTGACCCTGATTCCCCGGCAGGCGATCGGTCTGGTCACGGGCGTGCAGCAGCTTGCCACCAGTCTCGCGGGCGGCGTCGCGGCGAGTCTGTCCGGATGGCTGCTGCATGTCAGCGGCAGCTATGACCTGCCGATGATCGTCATTCTGGTGTTCCTGGTGATCGGTGCGGCCGCCACGGCGATCATGTTCCGCCCCGAATGGGCACCCAAGGTCAGCGAGGCTCCCGGCACGCTGCGGCAAATTTAA
- a CDS encoding amidohydrolase family protein yields MASSIVDIHPHIISDDEGRYPPAPLFGKRSEWSKERPTTVETLIAAMDDAGVAKAAVVHSSTTYGFDNSYVVDGCAKYPDRLAAVGSVDVLQPDAPARIREWTDRGLAGLRLFTGGSTKEFDPSELDDPRAFPAWELCAELGLPMCIQTGPIGLPQVTALARRFPGVAIVLDHLGRPEVADGAPYVKAQSLFDLAPLENIYLKLTPRIFGDVKKEKASAETFFPRVVQEFGAQRLAWGSNFPTSPGTLAEILATAQTGLQSLSEEDRAWVFGKTAQRLYPVLA; encoded by the coding sequence ATGGCTTCCTCGATTGTTGATATTCACCCCCACATCATTTCCGACGATGAAGGCCGCTATCCGCCGGCGCCGTTGTTCGGCAAGCGTTCGGAATGGTCGAAGGAGCGTCCGACGACCGTCGAGACCCTGATCGCGGCGATGGACGATGCCGGGGTCGCCAAGGCGGCCGTGGTGCATTCCTCGACCACCTACGGTTTCGACAACAGTTACGTGGTGGACGGATGCGCGAAGTATCCCGATCGCCTCGCGGCCGTCGGTTCCGTCGATGTACTCCAACCGGACGCGCCCGCGCGCATCCGGGAATGGACCGACCGCGGTCTGGCCGGCCTGCGCCTGTTCACGGGCGGCAGCACGAAGGAATTCGACCCCAGCGAACTCGACGATCCCCGCGCCTTTCCGGCGTGGGAACTGTGTGCGGAACTGGGTCTGCCGATGTGTATCCAGACCGGGCCGATCGGTCTTCCGCAGGTCACGGCGCTCGCCCGCCGTTTTCCCGGCGTGGCGATCGTCCTCGACCACCTGGGACGCCCCGAAGTGGCCGACGGCGCGCCTTACGTCAAAGCGCAAAGCCTGTTCGACCTCGCGCCGCTCGAAAACATCTACCTGAAGCTCACGCCGCGGATCTTCGGCGACGTGAAGAAGGAGAAGGCCAGCGCGGAAACGTTCTTCCCGCGCGTGGTGCAGGAATTCGGCGCGCAGCGCCTGGCCTGGGGATCGAATTTCCCGACCTCGCCGGGTACCCTCGCGGAGATTCTCGCGACGGCCCAGACGGGTTTGCAAAGCCTGAGCGAGGAAGACCGCGCATGGGTATTCGGCAAGACGGCGCAGCGGTTGTACCCCGTTCTGGCCTGA
- a CDS encoding amidohydrolase family protein, which translates to MIIDCHGHFTTVPASFRNWRAKQVEFANDPANAPSRESAHVSDDEIRDAIENGQLKLQRERGSDLTLFSPIAGLMSHHLGNERTSLEWAEVSNDLVLRVTELYPDNFAPVCQLPQSPGAAPANSIPELRRCVEQLGFVGCNLNPDPTGGYWTGTPMTDREWYPLYEALVDLDVPAMIHVAASCNPCFHGTGAHYLNADTSVFMQILQSDLFKDFPTLRFVIPHGGGAVPYHWGRYRGMSLEMRDRPLEGLLNNIFFDSCVYHKPGVELLTKVIPSDNVLFGSEMVGAVRGRDPATGQYFDDTKRYIDACQFLTDEDRFKIFEGNARRVYPRLDARLKAYAK; encoded by the coding sequence ATGATTATCGATTGCCACGGCCACTTCACGACCGTGCCTGCGTCGTTCCGCAACTGGCGCGCCAAACAGGTCGAATTCGCGAACGATCCGGCCAACGCACCGTCGCGCGAGAGCGCGCACGTGAGCGACGACGAAATTCGCGATGCGATTGAAAACGGTCAACTCAAGCTGCAACGCGAACGGGGCAGCGATCTGACGCTGTTCTCGCCCATCGCGGGCCTGATGAGCCACCATCTCGGCAACGAACGCACGAGCCTGGAATGGGCCGAGGTCTCGAACGACCTCGTGCTGCGCGTGACCGAGCTGTACCCGGACAACTTCGCGCCGGTCTGCCAGTTGCCGCAGTCGCCGGGCGCCGCGCCCGCCAACTCGATCCCCGAACTGCGCCGTTGCGTGGAGCAGTTGGGTTTCGTGGGATGCAACCTCAATCCCGACCCGACCGGCGGTTACTGGACGGGCACGCCGATGACCGACCGCGAGTGGTACCCGCTCTACGAAGCGCTGGTCGATCTGGACGTGCCCGCGATGATTCACGTGGCCGCGTCGTGCAATCCCTGCTTTCACGGCACCGGCGCGCACTATTTGAACGCGGACACCTCGGTGTTCATGCAGATCCTGCAGTCCGATCTGTTCAAGGATTTCCCGACGCTGCGCTTCGTGATTCCGCACGGCGGCGGCGCGGTTCCCTACCACTGGGGCCGCTATCGCGGCATGTCGCTCGAGATGCGCGACCGTCCGCTCGAAGGCCTGCTGAACAATATCTTCTTCGATTCCTGCGTCTATCACAAGCCGGGCGTCGAGCTGCTGACCAAGGTCATACCGTCCGACAACGTGCTGTTCGGCTCGGAAATGGTGGGCGCCGTGCGCGGCAGGGATCCGGCCACCGGACAGTATTTCGACGATACCAAGCGCTACATCGACGCCTGTCAGTTCTTGACCGACGAGGATCGTTTCAAGATATTCGAGGGCAATGCGCGGCGCGTCTATCCGCGTCTCGACGCGCGGCTCAAAGCATACGCGAAATGA